CTTACTCAGCTCGACCTGGCTCTGACCCCGCTCCGGAGGGCGCTGGCTCTCCCCCCCCTGGCAAAAGCCGCTCATCTCTTTCTTCGCGGGCATAGCGCTGCAGCTCCTCAATGGTCCTCTCTTGACGGAAGCGCCGATAGAACCGACGGTAGAGCTGTTGGAGCCGCCGGGGCGTGAGCTGCTTGCCGCTGTCATAGTATTCCAGCGCTACCTGACCGATGGCCCATGTTCCGGCAGCCGCAATGGCACCAGCTACCAGATCACCCCCTACAGGCACTACTTTGGCTACTTGCTCCGCCAGGTAGCGCAGGCCCGCTCCGCCTATCATTGTCAGAATCAGCTCGCGTGCATGCCGCGTCGCTTCGCTGGAAGAGAGAGGCTCTCCATAGAGAGCGGCCAGGCGCAGTACCAGACGCACCTGGGTTCCCAGGATAATGGGAATATCAATGAAAGGGACCGGCTCCAGACCAGCAGCCAGGCTGAGGAGCGTGGCGTTGCGAATGATGCGCTGCGCCGCGCTGCGGCGAAAGGCTGGCAGCTCCCTCCCAATAACTAGAGCGGCCTCGGGGCTGGCTTCAATGATGGCCGGAATCAGCTCCTCGGCAATGTTTTGGCCGTTCTGGGCCGAGATCGGAATAACCCCAGCTACTCCCAGGCGCACGGCGATCTCGGTCGCCAGACGATCACCATCTGATCCCGCTGGTAAGGCATCGATCTTGTTCACCGCGATCACCGTGGGCTTGTTCAAGGCTTTCACGTCGTTGTAGAGCGCACGGTCCTCTGCCTGCAGCCCTCGTACACCATCCAGCAAGAGCACAATCACACTCGCCTGCTCCAGCGCTCCCCTGGTAATGTCAGGGAGATGGCCAGGGGTATCAATGAGTGTGAACGGACCAAATTCGGCAGGCACCAGTGCCTGAGTGGTACCTGCCTCGGGCGATACCAGGGAGATGTTCTTTCCCATGATCTTGTTGAAGAGGGTGCTTTTGCCAGAGTTGGGCCGCCCGACAAGGACCACCGTGTTGCTGAGGCCAGCCATCACTTCCTCATGGGCCTGCTTCCAATTGACCGCCCGCATGAAAGCCTGCATGAGC
The nucleotide sequence above comes from Thermogemmatispora onikobensis. Encoded proteins:
- a CDS encoding GTPase: TKKNIVEQLLPRAFRKSERPKSVRELGLNVLKNLPANLALMQAFMRAVNWKQAHEEVMAGLSNTVVLVGRPNSGKSTLFNKIMGKNISLVSPEAGTTQALVPAEFGPFTLIDTPGHLPDITRGALEQASVIVLLLDGVRGLQAEDRALYNDVKALNKPTVIAVNKIDALPAGSDGDRLATEIAVRLGVAGVIPISAQNGQNIAEELIPAIIEASPEAALVIGRELPAFRRSAAQRIIRNATLLSLAAGLEPVPFIDIPIILGTQVRLVLRLAALYGEPLSSSEATRHARELILTMIGGAGLRYLAEQVAKVVPVGGDLVAGAIAAAGTWAIGQVALEYYDSGKQLTPRRLQQLYRRFYRRFRQERTIEELQRYAREERDERLLPGGGEPAPSGAGSEPGRAE